The Lactobacillus sp. ESL0680 genome has a segment encoding these proteins:
- a CDS encoding phage portal protein: MEIKAMQELLKAKSKEIASFTNNYEKSLRYYKTQNDITNKNNGKSKTNKDGKDEPLRHADNRVSSNFHQLLVNQEAGYVATVAPQIDVGSQQDSNRVSDVLGDNFNLTLNQLVIDAANAGIAWLHYWIDEDGNFRYGVIEPSQITPIWSTELNRKLLAVLRSYRQFDEEKGEYFNVHEYWTDKECQAFKQTNGTDKYELEPYNCFTSYDMTAGYETGQSNVYKHDLGRVPFIAFPKNKFEQPDLLKYKGLIDAYDDIYNGFINDLDDVQEVILVLTNYGGEDVDKFENDLKIHKAIKLDNIGTGDKSGVDKLTIDIPTEARDDALKITREDIFLYGQGVDPSKFESTNASGVAIKMLYSHLEMKAANTETHFRDAINELVRAIMNYLHLFNPEGRKITQTWTRTQVEDDLTQAQTIAQLANYTSKETIAKNNPLVEDWQQELKDQKQDISAGDPYTTDDEHDKPGKLNGGPDDDKEN, from the coding sequence ATGGAAATAAAAGCGATGCAGGAATTGCTAAAAGCTAAATCAAAAGAAATAGCGAGTTTTACTAACAATTATGAGAAATCGTTACGCTATTACAAGACTCAGAATGACATTACTAATAAGAATAATGGCAAATCTAAGACGAATAAAGACGGTAAGGACGAGCCGCTAAGACATGCGGATAATCGTGTCAGTTCCAATTTCCACCAGCTACTTGTTAATCAAGAAGCTGGTTATGTAGCTACAGTGGCACCACAGATTGATGTAGGCAGTCAGCAGGATAGTAATAGAGTAAGTGATGTGTTAGGCGATAACTTCAATTTGACGCTCAATCAGTTAGTAATTGATGCAGCAAATGCCGGTATTGCATGGCTGCATTATTGGATTGATGAAGATGGTAATTTCAGGTATGGCGTGATTGAACCTAGTCAAATAACACCAATTTGGTCAACTGAACTTAATCGTAAGTTGCTGGCAGTATTGCGTAGCTATCGTCAGTTTGACGAAGAAAAAGGTGAATACTTTAATGTTCATGAATATTGGACAGATAAAGAGTGCCAAGCTTTTAAACAAACGAATGGTACTGATAAGTATGAACTGGAACCGTATAACTGTTTTACTAGCTATGACATGACAGCTGGCTATGAAACTGGTCAAAGTAATGTGTATAAGCATGACTTGGGTCGTGTTCCGTTTATTGCGTTTCCTAAAAATAAGTTTGAGCAGCCAGACCTTTTAAAGTATAAAGGTTTGATTGATGCCTATGACGATATTTACAACGGCTTTATTAATGATTTAGACGATGTACAGGAAGTTATTCTCGTGCTGACTAACTATGGTGGTGAAGACGTTGACAAGTTTGAAAATGATTTAAAAATACATAAAGCTATTAAGTTAGACAATATAGGGACTGGTGACAAATCAGGCGTTGATAAGTTAACGATTGACATTCCAACTGAAGCTCGAGATGATGCGCTGAAGATTACACGTGAAGACATTTTTCTATATGGTCAGGGTGTTGACCCTAGCAAGTTTGAATCAACTAATGCCAGCGGCGTGGCTATCAAAATGCTGTATTCACACTTGGAGATGAAGGCAGCGAATACTGAAACGCATTTCAGAGATGCAATTAATGAGCTGGTTCGAGCAATCATGAACTATCTGCATTTATTTAATCCAGAAGGGCGTAAAATCACGCAGACATGGACGAGAACACAGGTAGAAGATGACTTAACCCAAGCGCAAACAATCGCTCAGTTGGCTAATTACACGTCAAAGGAAACAATTGCGAAGAATAATCCGTTAGTCGAAGACTGGCAGCAAGAGTTGAAAGATCAGAAGCAAGATATTTCAGCAGGTGATCCGTATACTACCGATGATGAGCATGATAAGCCTGGTAAATTAAACGGTGGTCCAGATGACGACAAGGAAAACTAG
- a CDS encoding minor capsid protein, whose amino-acid sequence MTTRKTRNYWKNRQLELKQRQLDNATSYEAALRSRMKMLFNEIKKETDKFLARYAANNDIDVPSARKLLAHINTTNWQMTLKEFEEKAKAGGFDKELDNEYFKSRIARLQDINQQLQELGGKFADKESDNMETALENQFQDTYLHQNYNWQDSHNRLGIDFTHFNETQLKQIANQPWQGSNFSKRIWKNYHDVLPDQLTDALLRGTLLGYSADRVTRMLKDRFADVTRNQVHRLVVTEMGHAAENATAEFYEDSKIEQYEYMATLESHTCDVCGYLDGKIFNVKDRIDGENYPLIHPYCRCTTVPYDNTLPDIETRWMRDPETGKGKLVNNMSFSEWKKLYVDNIDTKI is encoded by the coding sequence ATGACGACAAGGAAAACTAGAAATTACTGGAAGAACCGGCAACTTGAGTTAAAGCAGCGTCAACTAGATAACGCAACAAGCTATGAAGCAGCGTTGCGTAGTCGAATGAAGATGCTGTTTAATGAAATTAAAAAAGAAACTGACAAATTCCTGGCACGTTATGCAGCAAATAATGACATTGATGTGCCTAGTGCAAGAAAGTTACTAGCTCACATCAATACGACTAACTGGCAAATGACACTCAAGGAGTTTGAGGAAAAAGCTAAGGCAGGCGGCTTTGATAAAGAGCTGGATAATGAGTATTTCAAGAGCAGGATTGCTCGTTTACAGGACATTAACCAACAGTTGCAAGAATTAGGCGGTAAGTTTGCCGATAAAGAGTCTGACAATATGGAAACTGCGTTGGAAAATCAGTTTCAAGACACGTATCTGCATCAAAATTATAATTGGCAGGATTCGCACAATAGACTCGGCATTGATTTTACACATTTTAACGAGACGCAATTGAAGCAGATTGCAAATCAGCCCTGGCAAGGCAGCAATTTTTCTAAAAGAATTTGGAAGAATTACCATGATGTTTTGCCTGACCAACTGACAGATGCTCTATTAAGAGGGACACTGCTTGGCTATTCTGCTGATCGAGTTACAAGAATGCTCAAGGATCGATTTGCGGATGTCACTAGAAATCAGGTCCATCGGTTAGTTGTTACAGAAATGGGACACGCTGCTGAGAACGCCACGGCAGAGTTCTATGAAGATTCTAAAATTGAACAGTACGAATACATGGCCACACTTGAATCACATACCTGTGATGTGTGTGGTTATTTAGATGGCAAGATTTTTAACGTCAAAGATAGAATTGACGGTGAAAATTACCCATTAATTCATCCGTATTGTCGTTGCACAACCGTACCATATGATAATACCCTACCAGACATTGAAACACGTTGGATGCGTGATCCAGAAACGGGCAAAGGCAAGCTCGTAAATAATATGAGCTTCAGTGAGTGGAAGAAGCTGTATGTTGATAACATTGATACTAAAATTTAA